One window of the Tachypleus tridentatus isolate NWPU-2018 chromosome 10, ASM421037v1, whole genome shotgun sequence genome contains the following:
- the LOC143230546 gene encoding uncharacterized protein LOC143230546, producing the protein MESFDSSDLSPEFSEWLYWRVNPPVLTGEIEAFSETMKSNYCKLTGDTVNTGGNEVCFKDNECSDACEFPAIRPASIFDDVAIPDDVIKHRKCFENLSRLHFDEGKDGKLEQIVLNFSRADKVKSGGIVSDKRQHEQGRKCMSCMSPTFGSETFLAHSPMIVDCGHIDYIYPPTKYISSQLHSSADVIPCCSVGACADNNNEVFGATNCDLCESVNEDYVEYKSATYPHTFSSKKCHCEATPTGSFPELTCRRCRRANCAFFHRCNVDRACADDQYEKTMGNLSSQQTEKKGK; encoded by the coding sequence ATGGAATCTTTCGACTCCTCCGACCTCTCTCCTGAGTTCAGTGAGTGGCTGTACTGGCGTGTTAATCCACCAGTTTTAACTGGAGAAATTGAAGCTTTCAGCGAGACAATGAAAAGTAATTATTGCAAACTTACTGGTGATACAGTAAATACCGGTGGCAATGAAGTTTGCTTCAAAGATAACGAGTGTAGTGATGCGTGCGAGTTTCCCGCGATTCGGCCCGCATCTATTTTTGATGACGTCGCAATTCCTGATGACGTAATTAAACACCGTAAATGCTTTGAAAACTTGTCACGGTTGCATTTTGATGAGGGGAAAGATGGAAAACTCGAACAAATTGTTCTTAATTTTTCCCGGGCTGATAAAGTTAAAAGCGGCGGTATTGTTTCTGACAAAAGGCAACACGAACAAGGCCGCAAGTGTATGTCATGTATGTCGCCCACATTTGGGAGTGAAACGTTTTTGGCGCACTCACCCATGATCGTCGACTGTGGCCACATTGATTATATTTATCCACCCACGAAGTATATTTCGTCACAGCTTCACAGCTCTGCAGATGTCATTCCATGTTGCTCAGTAGGAGCATGCGCTGACAATAATAATGAAGTTTTCGGAGCTACGAATTGTGATTTGTGTGAGAGTGTTAATGAAGATTACGTAGAATATAAATCAGCAACTTATCCCCATACTTTCTCTTCAAAAAAGTGTCATTGTGAGGCCACGCCAACCGGCAGCTTTCCTGAGCTAACATGTAGGAGATGCAGGCGAGCCAACTGTGCGTTCTTTCACAGGTGTAACGTTGATAGGGCGTGTGCAGACGATCAGTACGAAAAGACAATGGGAAATCTGAGTAGTCAGCAAACTGAAAAGAAAGGGAAATGA